Proteins encoded by one window of Micromonospora coxensis:
- a CDS encoding serine/threonine-protein kinase — translation MLDDRPVGRGGCGTIWAARDLLFDEKVAVKTVNESLALHGDPRVQRSFVKEAMVGARLGRLSRHVVPVTDLGVADDVPYFVMPWIEPWRDGHIDISPLMGAVSLAQTKTILFEVAEALAVAHANGIVHSDVAPWNVVRSEGDHTYKLADFGLLKILESRLVSIGSGSLLKGGRALFQPPEVRQDISAVSPAADVYALAVTFRVLLEGPDHLRRGGGPHPTPGVVRIRHEQRDAPDQARQLLTRFIDRHSPDDSVDEFVQQLRRVP, via the coding sequence TTGCTCGACGACCGGCCGGTCGGCCGCGGCGGCTGCGGCACCATCTGGGCGGCCCGGGACCTGCTCTTCGACGAGAAAGTCGCGGTGAAGACCGTCAACGAGAGCCTGGCCCTGCACGGCGACCCGCGCGTGCAGCGCAGCTTCGTCAAGGAGGCGATGGTCGGGGCCCGGCTCGGCCGGCTGAGCCGGCACGTGGTGCCGGTGACCGACCTCGGCGTCGCCGACGACGTCCCCTACTTCGTGATGCCGTGGATCGAGCCGTGGCGGGACGGGCACATCGACATCTCCCCGCTGATGGGGGCGGTCTCCCTGGCGCAGACGAAGACGATCCTCTTCGAGGTCGCCGAGGCGCTCGCCGTGGCGCACGCCAACGGCATCGTGCACAGCGACGTCGCGCCCTGGAACGTCGTGCGGTCGGAGGGCGACCACACCTACAAGCTCGCCGACTTCGGCCTGCTCAAGATCCTGGAGAGCCGCCTCGTCTCGATCGGCTCCGGCAGCCTGCTCAAGGGTGGGCGGGCCCTCTTCCAACCCCCCGAGGTACGCCAGGACATCTCCGCCGTCTCCCCGGCCGCCGACGTCTACGCCCTCGCGGTGACGTTCCGCGTCCTGCTGGAGGGGCCCGACCACCTCCGACGGGGCGGCGGTCCGCACCCCACCCCCGGGGTGGTCCGCATCCGGCACGAGCAGCGGGACGCGCCCGACCAGGCGCGCCAACTGCTGACCCGGTTCATCGACCGTCACTCCCCGGACGACTCGGTCGACGAGTTCGTCCAGCAGTTGCGCCGCGTTCCGTGA
- a CDS encoding TetR/AcrR family transcriptional regulator has product MTAVGNGAQTAGRPTRLPRSARRKQLLAAAQEVFVAQGYHAAAMDDIAERAGVSKPVLYQHFPGKMELYLALLDTHCDAIVAKVHDAMRGTNDNKERVGASVRAYFDFVDHESEAFRLVFESDLRNDPAVRQRVERVEQGCIAAITDTIISDTGVSRAHAELLASGLVGAAETAAQFWLAGGRQVPKAEAEALVAALSWRGIASFPLQGESA; this is encoded by the coding sequence ATGACCGCTGTGGGGAACGGTGCGCAGACCGCCGGCCGGCCCACCCGGCTGCCCCGCTCTGCGCGTCGTAAGCAGCTGCTCGCGGCGGCACAGGAGGTGTTCGTCGCGCAGGGCTACCACGCCGCCGCGATGGACGACATCGCCGAACGGGCGGGGGTCTCCAAGCCGGTGCTCTACCAGCACTTCCCGGGCAAGATGGAGCTCTACCTCGCGCTGCTCGACACGCACTGCGACGCCATCGTCGCCAAGGTGCACGACGCGATGCGCGGGACGAACGACAACAAGGAGCGGGTCGGCGCGTCGGTGCGCGCCTACTTCGACTTCGTCGACCACGAGAGCGAGGCGTTCCGCCTCGTCTTCGAGTCGGACCTGCGCAACGACCCGGCGGTCCGGCAGCGGGTGGAGCGGGTCGAGCAGGGCTGCATCGCGGCGATCACCGACACCATCATCTCGGACACCGGCGTCAGCCGGGCGCACGCCGAACTGCTCGCGTCCGGCCTGGTCGGGGCGGCGGAGACGGCCGCGCAGTTCTGGCTGGCCGGCGGTCGCCAGGTACCCAAGGCCGAGGCGGAGGCCCTGGTCGCGGCGCTGTCCTGGCGGGGGATCGCCAGCTTCCCGCTGCAAGGTGAGTCAGCCTGA
- a CDS encoding DEAD/DEAH box helicase, whose product MSEQILEELAGHELAPTAPVRPEAPTFAALGARPETVEALAAAGITRAFAIQEYALPIALRGTDLIGQAPTGTGKTLGFGVPLLERVFAPDEGGDGVPQALVVVPTRELGIQVAKDLAAAGKTRGVRVLPIYGGVAYEPQIDALRKGVEILVGTPGRLMDLQKQKHLRLDRVRALVLDEADRMLDLGFLDDVEKILAMLPEDRQTMLFSATMPDPIVALSRRFLRRPVTIHAGHTAETGPSPQTKQLAYRTHSMNKVEIVARILQAEGRGLTMIFTRTKRAADRVAEDLDFRGFAVAAVHGDLGQGARERALRAFRAGKIDTLVATDVAARGIDVSGVTHVINYDCPEDQDTYTHRIGRTGRAGATGVAVTFVDWDDMPRWRIIDKTLGLDMPEPPETYHTSPHLYTDLDISTEITGTLPTAERTRAGLAAEVEEDLGGRPRRGEGGRGPRRGESRGEGRGRGERRRGRSGPDTPDAEAPAEAAAEEGTRTPRRRRRRRDGEPVAGEPTAVISAEAGATEPAAASADGEQPSKPRRRRRRRGGASGVGTPAEATAD is encoded by the coding sequence ATGAGCGAACAGATTCTCGAAGAGCTGGCGGGCCACGAACTGGCCCCCACCGCCCCGGTCCGCCCGGAGGCGCCCACGTTCGCCGCGCTCGGCGCGCGGCCCGAGACCGTCGAGGCGCTGGCCGCGGCGGGGATCACCCGCGCCTTCGCGATCCAGGAGTACGCGCTCCCGATCGCACTGCGCGGCACCGACCTGATCGGCCAGGCGCCGACCGGCACCGGCAAGACCCTCGGCTTCGGCGTACCGCTGCTGGAGCGGGTCTTCGCCCCCGACGAGGGCGGCGACGGCGTGCCGCAGGCCCTGGTCGTCGTCCCCACCCGTGAGCTGGGCATCCAGGTCGCCAAGGACCTCGCCGCCGCGGGCAAGACCCGGGGCGTGCGGGTGCTGCCGATCTACGGCGGCGTGGCGTACGAGCCGCAGATCGACGCGCTGCGCAAGGGCGTGGAGATCCTGGTCGGCACGCCGGGCCGGCTGATGGACCTGCAGAAGCAGAAGCACCTGCGGCTGGACCGGGTGCGCGCGCTGGTCCTCGACGAGGCCGACCGGATGCTCGACCTGGGCTTCCTGGACGACGTCGAGAAGATCCTGGCGATGCTGCCGGAGGACCGGCAGACCATGCTCTTCTCGGCCACCATGCCGGACCCGATCGTCGCGCTCTCCCGGCGCTTCCTGCGCCGGCCGGTGACGATCCACGCCGGGCACACCGCCGAGACCGGCCCGTCGCCGCAGACCAAGCAGTTGGCGTACCGCACCCACTCGATGAACAAGGTCGAGATCGTGGCGCGGATCCTCCAGGCGGAGGGGCGCGGGCTCACCATGATCTTCACGCGGACGAAGCGGGCCGCCGACCGGGTCGCCGAGGACCTCGACTTCCGCGGCTTCGCGGTCGCCGCCGTCCACGGTGACCTGGGCCAGGGCGCGCGGGAGCGGGCGCTGCGGGCGTTCCGCGCCGGCAAGATCGACACCCTGGTCGCGACCGACGTGGCCGCCCGGGGCATCGACGTCAGCGGCGTCACCCACGTCATCAACTACGACTGCCCCGAGGACCAGGACACCTACACCCACCGGATCGGCCGTACCGGCCGGGCGGGGGCGACCGGCGTCGCGGTGACCTTCGTCGACTGGGACGACATGCCCCGCTGGCGGATCATCGACAAGACGCTCGGCCTGGACATGCCGGAGCCGCCGGAGACGTACCACACCTCGCCGCACCTCTACACCGACCTGGACATCTCCACCGAGATCACCGGCACCCTGCCGACCGCGGAGCGGACCCGCGCCGGGCTCGCCGCCGAGGTCGAGGAGGACCTGGGCGGGCGGCCCCGCCGGGGCGAGGGCGGCCGGGGCCCGCGGCGCGGCGAGAGCCGGGGCGAGGGCCGTGGCCGGGGCGAGCGTCGCCGGGGCCGGTCCGGTCCCGACACGCCCGACGCCGAAGCGCCGGCCGAGGCCGCCGCCGAGGAGGGCACCCGCACCCCGCGCCGCCGGCGTCGTCGCCGCGACGGCGAGCCGGTCGCCGGTGAGCCGACCGCGGTGATCTCCGCCGAGGCGGGCGCCACCGAGCCGGCCGCCGCCTCCGCCGACGGCGAGCAGCCGTCGAAGCCGCGCCGCCGCCGGCGCCGTCGTGGTGGCGCTTCCGGCGTGGGTACGCCGGCCGAGGCCACCGCCGACTGA
- a CDS encoding helix-turn-helix domain-containing protein yields MGSAEVSPQMAFARFVRRAIDDARDERGWTVSDLAAHTGVGRSTVFRWLAGDWQDYPELAKVRGFCAALDLPVAAAFRALGLPDAGPSPRRRADDAPVEADVRVILERLADPTVPAEEKHHIRDLLRYLARRPVRRAG; encoded by the coding sequence ATGGGCTCGGCAGAGGTATCACCGCAGATGGCCTTCGCACGCTTCGTGCGTCGTGCCATCGACGACGCCCGCGACGAGCGGGGGTGGACGGTGAGCGACCTGGCGGCGCACACCGGGGTGGGGCGGTCCACCGTCTTCCGCTGGCTGGCCGGCGACTGGCAGGACTACCCCGAGCTGGCCAAGGTGCGCGGCTTCTGCGCCGCCCTCGACCTGCCGGTCGCGGCGGCGTTCCGGGCGCTCGGCCTGCCCGACGCCGGCCCGTCCCCGCGTCGCCGCGCCGACGACGCCCCGGTCGAGGCGGACGTGCGGGTCATCCTGGAGCGGCTGGCCGATCCCACCGTGCCGGCCGAGGAGAAGCACCACATCCGCGACCTGCTCCGCTACCTCGCCCGCCGCCCGGTCCGCCGGGCCGGTTGA
- a CDS encoding ferritin-like fold-containing protein produces MPAPSRPEAVVDLLGLVAYGELLAFDRMAADARLAPDLRRRAALSEMAAAEIGNYRRLADWLTALGASPDEAMAPYRDALQAYHDSTEPKDWLEAVTKAYVGDGITDDFLGEMADRLDEPYRQLVRDVLHESRYAEFAVAEIRAAIEADPRVANRLSMWARRLVGEALSQAGRVAAADRGALTALIGQGEVDVPALFRRLTANHSARMTAAGLNN; encoded by the coding sequence GTGCCCGCCCCGTCACGCCCCGAAGCCGTGGTCGACCTGCTCGGTCTGGTCGCCTACGGCGAACTGCTCGCCTTCGACCGGATGGCCGCCGACGCCCGACTCGCCCCCGACCTGCGTCGGCGGGCCGCGCTGAGCGAGATGGCGGCGGCGGAGATCGGCAACTACCGCCGGCTCGCCGACTGGCTCACCGCCCTCGGGGCGAGCCCGGACGAGGCGATGGCACCGTACCGGGACGCGTTGCAGGCGTACCATGACTCGACCGAGCCGAAGGACTGGCTGGAGGCGGTCACCAAGGCGTACGTCGGGGACGGCATCACCGACGACTTCCTCGGCGAGATGGCCGACCGGCTGGACGAGCCGTACCGCCAGCTGGTGCGGGACGTGCTGCACGAGTCCCGGTACGCCGAGTTCGCGGTGGCCGAGATCCGGGCCGCGATCGAGGCCGACCCCCGGGTGGCCAACCGGCTCTCCATGTGGGCGCGACGGCTGGTCGGGGAGGCGCTCTCCCAGGCGGGGCGGGTCGCCGCGGCGGACCGGGGCGCGCTCACCGCCCTGATCGGGCAGGGCGAGGTCGACGTGCCGGCGCTGTTCCGCAGGCTGACCGCCAACCACAGCGCCCGGATGACCGCCGCCGGCCTCAACAACTGA
- a CDS encoding DUF3107 domain-containing protein, with protein MEVKIGVQYAPRELVLESAQSPAEIEQIVTDAFGKSEGTLSLTDEKGRRVIVPVGKVAYVEIAEASPRAVGFTVR; from the coding sequence GTGGAGGTCAAGATCGGCGTGCAGTACGCGCCGCGCGAGCTGGTTCTGGAGAGCGCGCAGTCGCCGGCCGAGATCGAGCAGATCGTGACCGACGCCTTCGGCAAGTCCGAGGGGACCCTCTCCCTGACCGACGAGAAGGGCCGGCGGGTCATCGTGCCGGTCGGCAAGGTCGCCTACGTCGAGATCGCCGAGGCGTCGCCGCGAGCGGTGGGCTTCACCGTCCGCTGA
- a CDS encoding DUF3152 domain-containing protein has product MSEFLPRPRRRARPARPGRRPSSGRRRWTVLLAAGLALAAGAGGAMSAGRPEPGTRTWGAQGPAPAPPAARSSPLALSPPSPTPSPSEPDAAPVLQVAGPVPATGRGTFGYDDRPGPVLGRAGAVQRYRVAVEDGAGEDVRGFSDEVQAALAGPGGWVDDGRLRLRRVPAGEAAEFTVYLATAATAGRMCLAGGVDIRIGGRPYTSCRAPGKVIVNLDRWRGSVPHFVRAGVPLSLYRLYVVNHEVGHQLGHRHERCPGPGRPAPVMQQQTLFLDGCTPNPWPYLEGRRYRGRPL; this is encoded by the coding sequence ATGTCCGAATTCCTCCCCCGGCCGCGCCGGCGTGCCCGTCCGGCCCGACCCGGCCGGCGGCCGTCCTCCGGTCGTCGTCGCTGGACCGTGCTGCTCGCCGCCGGGCTCGCCCTCGCCGCCGGCGCGGGCGGGGCGATGTCGGCGGGCCGGCCCGAGCCCGGCACCCGGACGTGGGGCGCGCAGGGGCCCGCCCCGGCGCCGCCGGCCGCCCGGTCGTCGCCGTTGGCGCTGTCCCCGCCGTCACCGACCCCGTCGCCGTCCGAACCGGACGCCGCTCCGGTGCTCCAGGTCGCCGGTCCGGTGCCCGCCACCGGCCGGGGCACCTTCGGCTACGACGACCGGCCGGGCCCGGTGCTGGGGCGGGCCGGTGCGGTGCAGCGGTACCGGGTCGCCGTGGAGGACGGCGCGGGTGAGGACGTGCGGGGCTTCTCCGACGAGGTGCAGGCCGCGCTCGCCGGGCCGGGCGGCTGGGTGGACGACGGGCGGCTGCGGCTGCGCCGGGTGCCGGCCGGCGAGGCGGCCGAGTTCACCGTCTACCTGGCGACGGCGGCGACGGCCGGGCGGATGTGTCTGGCCGGGGGCGTGGACATCCGGATCGGCGGCCGGCCGTACACGTCGTGCCGGGCACCGGGGAAGGTGATCGTCAACCTGGACCGGTGGCGCGGCTCGGTCCCGCACTTCGTCCGGGCCGGGGTGCCCCTGTCGCTGTACCGCCTGTACGTGGTGAACCACGAGGTCGGCCACCAGTTGGGGCACCGCCACGAGCGCTGCCCGGGGCCGGGTCGGCCGGCGCCGGTGATGCAGCAGCAGACGCTCTTCCTCGACGGGTGCACGCCGAACCCGTGGCCGTACCTGGAGGGTCGGCGGTACCGAGGCCGTCCGCTCTGA
- a CDS encoding RecQ family ATP-dependent DNA helicase, with product MSQDRAAVRERAEAVLRRLAGEHATLREDQWRAIEALVVDRRRVLCVQRTGWGKSAVYFVATALLRERPDAAGPTVIVSPLLALMRNQVESAARAGIRARTINSANLDEWDEITAEIHAGAVDVLLISPERLNNPDFRDGVLPKLAATTGLLVVDEAHCVSDWGHDFRPDYRRLRTFLAGLPDHTPVLATTATANARVTTDVAEQLSTGDGSDALVLRGTLDRESLRLAVLDLPSPAHRLGWLADHLDRLPGSGIIYTLTVAAAGETAEFLRSRGWSVASYTGQAEDADRRAAEQDLLDNKIKALVATSALGMGFDKPDLGFVVHLGAPPSPIAYYQQVGRAGRAVEHAEVLLLPGVEDAAIWRYFASLAFPPEEQVRAVLAALHTDRPLSTQALEPLVDLRRARLELMLKVLDVDGAVRRVRGGWLATGEPWVYDEARLRRVAQARTAEQQAMREYAATPGCRMRYLRECLDDAGATDCGRCDNCAGPLFTPEVSDAALSTAQTFLGRPGVQVPPKKLWPTGLEAVGVPLKGRIPPAEQALPGRAVGRLSDLGWGGRLRALVGPDAADGPVPDDVAAAVVDVLKAWAHGDDPWPRRPVGVVAVGSRTHPALVGSLAERIAAVGRLPLLGQVVPTGPTGAGGPRGNSAQRVRTLHDAFAVPADLADALAGLDGPVLLVDDLVDSGWTMAMVARLLRRTGAPDVLPLALAVAG from the coding sequence ATGAGCCAGGATCGGGCAGCGGTACGGGAGCGGGCCGAGGCGGTGCTGCGCCGGCTGGCCGGCGAGCACGCCACGCTGCGCGAGGACCAGTGGCGGGCGATCGAGGCGCTGGTGGTGGACCGGCGCCGGGTGCTCTGCGTGCAGCGCACCGGGTGGGGCAAGTCGGCGGTCTACTTCGTCGCCACCGCGCTGCTGCGGGAGCGCCCCGACGCCGCCGGCCCGACGGTCATCGTGTCGCCGCTGCTGGCGCTGATGCGCAACCAGGTGGAGTCGGCGGCCCGGGCGGGCATCCGGGCCCGCACCATCAACTCCGCAAACCTCGACGAGTGGGACGAGATCACCGCCGAGATCCACGCCGGCGCGGTGGACGTGCTGCTGATCAGCCCGGAGCGGCTCAACAACCCGGACTTCCGGGACGGCGTGCTGCCGAAGCTGGCCGCCACCACCGGCCTGCTGGTGGTCGACGAGGCGCACTGCGTCTCCGACTGGGGGCACGACTTCCGGCCGGACTACCGCCGGCTGCGCACCTTCCTCGCCGGTCTGCCCGACCACACCCCGGTGCTGGCCACCACCGCCACCGCCAACGCCCGGGTCACCACCGACGTGGCCGAGCAGCTCAGCACGGGCGACGGCAGCGACGCGCTGGTGCTGCGCGGCACCCTGGACCGGGAGTCGCTGCGGCTGGCCGTCCTCGACCTGCCGAGCCCGGCGCACCGGCTGGGCTGGCTCGCCGACCACCTCGACCGGCTCCCGGGCTCGGGGATCATCTACACGCTGACCGTCGCGGCGGCGGGGGAGACCGCCGAGTTCCTGCGCTCGCGGGGCTGGTCGGTGGCCTCCTACACCGGCCAGGCCGAGGACGCCGACCGCCGCGCCGCCGAACAGGACCTGCTCGACAACAAGATCAAGGCACTGGTCGCCACCTCCGCGCTCGGCATGGGCTTCGACAAGCCGGACCTCGGCTTCGTGGTGCACCTCGGCGCGCCACCCTCGCCGATCGCGTACTACCAGCAGGTCGGTCGGGCCGGCCGGGCCGTCGAGCACGCCGAGGTGCTGCTGCTGCCCGGCGTCGAGGACGCCGCGATCTGGCGGTACTTCGCCTCGCTGGCCTTCCCGCCGGAGGAGCAGGTCCGGGCGGTGCTCGCCGCCCTGCACACCGACCGGCCGCTCTCCACCCAGGCCCTGGAACCCCTCGTCGACCTGCGCCGGGCCCGGCTGGAGCTGATGCTCAAGGTGCTCGACGTGGACGGCGCGGTGCGCCGGGTGCGCGGCGGCTGGCTCGCCACCGGCGAGCCCTGGGTCTACGACGAGGCCCGGTTGCGCCGCGTCGCCCAGGCGCGCACCGCCGAGCAGCAGGCCATGCGGGAGTACGCGGCCACCCCCGGCTGCCGGATGCGGTACCTGCGCGAGTGCCTCGACGACGCCGGGGCCACCGACTGCGGGCGCTGTGACAACTGCGCCGGTCCGCTCTTCACCCCGGAGGTCTCCGACGCCGCGCTGAGCACCGCGCAGACCTTCCTCGGCCGGCCCGGTGTCCAGGTCCCGCCGAAGAAGCTCTGGCCGACCGGGTTGGAGGCGGTGGGCGTACCCCTGAAGGGGCGGATTCCCCCGGCGGAGCAGGCGCTGCCCGGGCGGGCCGTGGGACGCCTGTCCGACCTGGGCTGGGGTGGCCGGCTGCGGGCCCTGGTCGGGCCGGACGCGGCGGACGGCCCGGTCCCCGACGACGTGGCGGCGGCGGTGGTCGACGTGCTGAAGGCGTGGGCCCACGGCGACGACCCGTGGCCGCGCCGGCCGGTCGGCGTGGTCGCCGTCGGCTCCCGCACCCACCCGGCGCTGGTCGGCTCGCTCGCCGAGCGGATCGCCGCGGTGGGCCGGCTGCCGCTGCTCGGCCAGGTCGTCCCCACCGGCCCGACCGGGGCCGGCGGGCCGCGCGGCAACAGCGCCCAGCGGGTACGCACGCTGCACGACGCCTTCGCCGTGCCGGCGGACCTGGCCGACGCCCTGGCCGGGCTGGACGGGCCGGTGCTGCTCGTCGACGACCTGGTCGACTCCGGCTGGACGATGGCCATGGTGGCCCGGCTGCTGCGCCGGACCGGCGCGCCGGACGTGCTGCCGCTCGCCCTCGCCGTGGCCGGCTGA
- a CDS encoding class I SAM-dependent methyltransferase, whose protein sequence is MPEPLDAALTEVRALLLDPALTRAVAAGRRRGQRPSVVRAELRPVVLKAGARLQISTSDGSRPYTRNVAPGAEADSAVDALLAEPFGNWHVETADATLQLRVTKSGEAQVHRAAATRPAAEPVGHDRAKEYLLDPGDPIFAEIGGSAAKRRQVDAFLRALAATLPEELTGPLRVVDLGCGNAYLTFAAYRYLSGRGLDVDLVGVDVREDQRRRNTELAERLGWADRVTFVAGTIADAVVEPTPDLVLALHACDTATDEALARAVRWNARWVLAAPCCHHDLAAQLRSRPTPAPYELLTRQGILRERFADVLTDALRAGLLRLHGYRAEVVEFVDSRHTPRNLLVRARRTGAAPTEGQRAEYRELVDQWQVTPRLAALLAEDARA, encoded by the coding sequence ATGCCCGAACCGTTGGACGCCGCCCTGACCGAGGTACGGGCGCTGCTGCTCGACCCCGCCCTGACCCGGGCGGTCGCCGCCGGCCGTCGACGTGGACAGCGGCCGTCGGTGGTCCGCGCCGAGCTGCGCCCGGTCGTCCTCAAGGCCGGTGCACGGTTGCAGATCTCCACCTCCGACGGCAGCCGGCCGTACACCCGCAACGTGGCCCCGGGGGCGGAGGCCGACTCGGCGGTCGACGCGCTGCTGGCCGAGCCGTTCGGCAACTGGCACGTGGAGACCGCCGACGCCACGCTCCAGCTCCGGGTGACCAAGTCCGGCGAGGCGCAGGTGCACCGGGCCGCGGCGACCCGGCCGGCGGCGGAGCCGGTCGGGCACGACCGGGCCAAGGAGTACCTCCTCGACCCGGGCGACCCGATCTTCGCCGAGATCGGCGGCTCGGCGGCCAAGCGGCGGCAGGTGGACGCCTTCCTGCGGGCGCTCGCCGCCACCCTGCCGGAGGAGCTGACCGGCCCGCTGCGTGTGGTCGACCTGGGCTGCGGCAACGCGTACCTGACCTTCGCGGCGTACCGGTACCTCTCCGGGCGCGGGCTCGACGTCGATCTGGTCGGGGTGGACGTGCGGGAGGACCAGCGGCGGCGCAACACCGAGCTGGCCGAACGGCTCGGCTGGGCCGACCGGGTCACCTTCGTCGCCGGCACCATCGCCGACGCGGTGGTCGAGCCGACGCCGGACCTGGTGCTGGCGCTGCACGCCTGCGACACCGCCACCGACGAGGCGCTGGCCCGGGCGGTGCGGTGGAACGCCCGCTGGGTGCTCGCCGCCCCCTGCTGCCACCACGACCTGGCCGCGCAGCTGCGCTCCCGGCCGACCCCGGCCCCGTACGAGCTGCTGACCCGGCAGGGCATCCTGCGGGAACGCTTCGCCGACGTGCTCACCGACGCGCTGCGCGCCGGCCTGCTCCGGCTGCACGGCTACCGGGCCGAGGTGGTGGAGTTCGTGGACTCCCGGCACACTCCCCGCAACCTGCTCGTCCGGGCCCGCCGGACCGGCGCCGCGCCCACCGAGGGCCAGCGCGCCGAGTACCGGGAACTGGTCGACCAGTGGCAGGTCACGCCCCGCCTGGCCGCCCTGCTCGCCGAGGACGCCCGCGCCTGA
- a CDS encoding alpha/beta fold hydrolase has translation MKRAALWPDHLLPPHHVPPPWPGRAVRLDGTVTYVRDTPATGPDAEPALYVHGLGGSSQNWTDLAGLLAGRLDGQAIDLPGFGRSEPGRSYTIPAFAERVVRWIEHSGRGPVHLFGNSLGGAVSVHVAGLRPDLVRTLTLISPALPFLGFHRSLQGRMLPLLAIPRGERLAAWRLAQIAPEVMARQAMEACVADLSRISEQRRQEALEEIRVRYEATHYAAAYVRTFRGLVSSFLRSYLPGPRSMWRIAASIQAPTLVVGGMQDRLVDVRVAPQTARVIPDSRLMMLAGVGHVAQVEVPRTVARAVLHLLAESGQGVSRPDVAG, from the coding sequence ATGAAGCGCGCCGCTCTCTGGCCGGACCACCTGCTGCCCCCGCACCACGTCCCACCGCCCTGGCCGGGCCGGGCGGTACGCCTCGACGGCACCGTCACGTACGTCCGGGACACCCCGGCCACCGGCCCGGACGCCGAGCCGGCGCTGTACGTGCACGGGCTGGGCGGCTCGTCGCAGAACTGGACCGACCTGGCGGGCCTGCTCGCCGGCCGGCTCGACGGGCAGGCCATCGACCTGCCCGGCTTCGGGCGCAGCGAGCCGGGGCGCAGCTACACCATTCCGGCCTTCGCCGAGCGGGTCGTCCGCTGGATCGAGCACTCCGGGCGGGGGCCGGTGCACCTGTTCGGCAACTCGCTGGGCGGGGCGGTCTCGGTGCACGTGGCGGGCCTGCGCCCGGACCTGGTGCGTACCCTCACCCTGATCTCGCCGGCCCTGCCCTTCCTGGGGTTCCACCGGTCGTTGCAGGGGCGGATGCTGCCGCTGCTGGCGATCCCGCGCGGGGAGCGGCTGGCCGCGTGGCGGCTGGCCCAGATCGCCCCCGAGGTGATGGCCCGGCAGGCGATGGAGGCGTGCGTGGCCGACCTGAGCCGGATCAGCGAGCAGCGCCGGCAGGAGGCGCTGGAGGAGATCAGGGTGCGCTACGAGGCCACCCACTACGCCGCCGCGTACGTCCGGACGTTCCGTGGGCTGGTCTCCAGCTTCCTGCGGTCGTACCTGCCGGGTCCGCGGTCGATGTGGCGGATCGCCGCGTCGATCCAGGCGCCGACGCTGGTGGTGGGCGGCATGCAGGACCGGCTGGTGGACGTCCGGGTCGCGCCGCAGACCGCCCGGGTGATCCCGGACAGCCGGCTGATGATGCTCGCCGGGGTCGGGCACGTGGCCCAGGTGGAGGTGCCGCGCACGGTGGCGCGCGCCGTTCTGCACCTGCTCGCCGAGTCGGGACAGGGCGTGTCGCGGCCGGACGTGGCAGGCTGA